A stretch of Thermoanaerobacterium sp. PSU-2 DNA encodes these proteins:
- a CDS encoding glycoside hydrolase family 66 protein, protein MLIKDVYPSKAQYLNGENIKIIVELSNKGFKNKSKYIIKCDIFHLNDRILQFESDLKSEGFKEFVFNVNCNNESMTGFGVNVSLFNGNDLIEDATTSFDVVENSMYAPRYGFISDFFESDKDDYSDLIEMNKYHINLVQFYDWMYRHHELIPPTKRFKDPLGRDLSINVVKQKILKAHEYGMKAMAYGAVYGSESEFFEKHKDWALLNNNDEYYEFANFIYIMDISKECEWHQHIIKEFLNAIKFGFDGIHMDQYGFPKEAVSMKDGLKRLRRLKDDFPELINDAKSYIENNGYDVKLIFNAVNNWPIDSVIDSKQEAVYIEVWPPNDTYQDLYNLIANVKKHDNTKQVILAAYMKPFTKSENTNIEYAENATILTMASIFASGGFHLLLGEKNGILTEGYYPNYFKVSNKPFINELRNYYDFIVRYEELLYGFDIIDDTMTYTGGINEEYVFKGAKFSPVAKEDSVWTIIKEKPGYKIINLINFTGIKNMNWNEGKEKRPNLLRDIEVVALVVEDVKEVFVASPDINYGHPQKISYEYVTHEQGKAIRFIIPELYIWDLVYISVKE, encoded by the coding sequence ATGTTGATAAAAGATGTATATCCTTCTAAAGCACAATATTTGAATGGAGAAAATATAAAAATAATTGTAGAACTTAGCAATAAAGGATTTAAAAATAAAAGTAAATATATTATTAAATGTGATATTTTTCATTTAAATGATAGAATATTGCAGTTTGAAAGTGATCTTAAAAGTGAGGGGTTTAAAGAATTCGTATTTAATGTCAATTGTAATAATGAATCTATGACAGGCTTCGGTGTCAATGTGTCTTTATTTAACGGTAATGATTTGATAGAAGATGCGACGACTTCATTTGATGTAGTCGAAAATTCAATGTATGCACCAAGATATGGATTTATTTCAGATTTTTTTGAAAGTGATAAAGATGATTACAGCGATTTGATAGAGATGAATAAGTATCATATAAATCTTGTTCAGTTTTATGATTGGATGTATAGGCATCATGAATTGATACCGCCGACAAAGAGATTTAAAGATCCACTTGGAAGAGATTTATCTATAAATGTTGTCAAACAAAAAATTTTAAAAGCCCATGAATATGGAATGAAGGCAATGGCATATGGGGCAGTATACGGATCTGAGTCGGAATTTTTTGAAAAGCATAAAGATTGGGCTCTTCTAAATAATAATGATGAGTATTATGAATTTGCGAATTTTATATATATAATGGATATTTCAAAAGAATGCGAATGGCATCAGCATATAATTAAAGAGTTCTTGAATGCAATTAAATTTGGATTTGATGGTATTCACATGGATCAATATGGATTTCCTAAAGAAGCAGTGAGTATGAAAGATGGATTGAAAAGATTAAGACGTCTAAAAGATGATTTTCCTGAACTAATTAATGATGCGAAAAGCTATATAGAAAATAACGGATATGATGTTAAGTTAATATTTAATGCTGTAAATAATTGGCCCATTGATTCAGTGATAGATTCAAAACAGGAGGCGGTATACATAGAAGTATGGCCACCCAATGATACCTATCAAGACTTGTACAACCTGATTGCAAATGTGAAAAAACACGACAACACGAAGCAGGTGATATTAGCTGCGTATATGAAGCCATTTACAAAATCTGAAAATACAAATATAGAATATGCAGAAAATGCTACAATATTAACTATGGCTTCCATATTTGCTTCTGGCGGATTTCACCTTTTGCTAGGAGAAAAGAATGGCATTTTGACGGAAGGGTATTATCCTAATTATTTCAAAGTTTCTAATAAACCTTTTATTAATGAATTGAGAAATTATTATGACTTTATTGTAAGATACGAAGAACTTTTATATGGATTTGACATAATCGATGATACAATGACATATACCGGTGGGATTAATGAAGAATATGTTTTTAAAGGAGCTAAATTTTCGCCTGTTGCAAAAGAAGATAGTGTTTGGACAATAATAAAAGAGAAACCAGGCTATAAAATAATTAACCTTATCAATTTTACTGGTATAAAAAATATGAATTGGAATGAAGGAAAAGAAAAGAGGCCGAACTTATTGAGAGATATTGAAGTAGTGGCCCTTGTAGTTGAAGATGTAAAAGAAGTATTTGTTGCATCACCAGACATAAATTATGGTCATCCTCAGAAGATTTCGTATGAATATGTCACACATGAACAAGGAAAGGCCATAAGATTTATAATACCAGAGCTTTATATCTGGGATTTGGTATATATATCCGTGAAGGAATAA
- a CDS encoding ROK family protein, with product MKKVVGIDIGGTKILGGVIGFNGDLIKFKETSTDANLGRDHILKKLFGVLDDLFDTDIEGIGIGSAGRINFYTGEVIYATDNLPGWTGINLKEIISQKYRTKTIVENDVNAAIVGENWLGSAKNFKDVLMITLGTGVGGAIILDGKLIRGSHFSAAEIGHTILYPDGKKCNCGQNGCVEQYISGTAIYKRYNEIVGSNLVNSAKDVFDLYMKNDKISKLVVDEFVKSLSLLIFNIRNFIDPEIIILGGGVTNSKDLWWEYLKSQIKCDLNISIAGLNKFSTVYGAAKLILNEGVV from the coding sequence ATGAAAAAAGTTGTTGGTATAGATATTGGTGGTACAAAAATTTTAGGTGGAGTTATTGGTTTTAATGGAGACTTGATTAAATTTAAAGAGACTTCAACAGATGCTAATTTAGGCAGAGATCACATATTGAAAAAATTATTCGGTGTATTAGATGATTTATTTGATACTGATATAGAAGGAATTGGTATTGGTTCGGCCGGTAGAATTAATTTTTATACAGGCGAAGTTATTTATGCTACAGATAATTTACCAGGTTGGACTGGCATAAATTTAAAAGAAATTATTTCTCAAAAATATAGGACAAAGACAATAGTTGAAAATGATGTTAATGCAGCAATTGTCGGTGAAAATTGGCTGGGCTCTGCTAAAAATTTTAAAGACGTTTTAATGATAACTTTAGGGACAGGTGTTGGGGGTGCAATAATTTTAGATGGTAAATTGATAAGAGGAAGTCATTTTAGCGCAGCGGAAATTGGCCATACTATTTTGTATCCTGATGGCAAAAAATGCAACTGTGGGCAAAATGGTTGCGTTGAACAATATATATCGGGTACTGCAATATATAAAAGGTACAATGAAATAGTGGGTTCTAATTTGGTGAATAGTGCGAAAGATGTTTTCGATTTGTATATGAAAAACGATAAAATATCAAAGTTAGTTGTGGATGAATTTGTAAAATCGCTCTCATTATTAATTTTTAACATAAGAAATTTTATTGATCCCGAAATAATAATTCTTGGAGGTGGTGTGACAAATTCAAAAGATCTGTGGTGGGAATATTTAAAATCACAAATAAAATGTGATTTAAATATTTCTATTGCAGGACTTAATAAATTTTCGACAGTATATGGTGCTGCAAAATTAATTTTAAATGAGGGGGTTGTTTAA
- a CDS encoding sugar ABC transporter permease, translating into MLSQNVSFRNKNLSRGIKEWLDVLPFIGIGFILLAVFVIYPQIKNIYMAFTNYNIMPGQVSPWVGLLNFIKIFQDDNFLLAFRNTILYGIVTVPCQMIIGLVIAVLINNLTRGKVFYRVMVYIPVITSWVVVSLIFKYLFTDGKEGLINFLLLKLHLIGSPIMWLENTWTANLVIWFLGVWKGIGWVMVIYYAALQGISNDIYEAAKIDGANPFQMFFNITVPLIKPTTFYILINLIIGAFGVFIQVMLITGGGPLGTTDVLLNYMYTTAFSDFNFGYASAMSVIIGIVILTLSLFQKRIMRYSEDNPY; encoded by the coding sequence TTGTTATCTCAAAATGTTTCATTTAGAAATAAAAATCTTAGTCGTGGAATAAAGGAATGGTTAGATGTATTACCGTTCATAGGCATAGGATTTATTTTATTGGCTGTTTTTGTTATCTATCCACAAATTAAAAATATATATATGGCATTTACAAATTATAATATAATGCCAGGTCAAGTTAGCCCATGGGTTGGATTATTGAATTTTATAAAAATATTTCAAGATGATAATTTTTTATTAGCATTTAGAAATACCATTCTTTACGGTATTGTTACGGTTCCTTGTCAAATGATTATTGGTCTTGTAATTGCAGTATTAATTAATAATTTGACTAGAGGAAAAGTGTTTTATAGGGTTATGGTATATATTCCTGTAATTACGTCTTGGGTTGTAGTTTCATTAATATTTAAATATTTGTTTACGGACGGCAAGGAGGGGCTGATAAATTTTTTATTGCTTAAACTGCATTTAATTGGAAGCCCTATTATGTGGTTAGAAAATACATGGACCGCAAACTTAGTAATATGGTTTTTAGGTGTTTGGAAAGGAATCGGTTGGGTTATGGTTATATACTATGCCGCACTTCAAGGCATATCAAATGATATATATGAAGCAGCAAAAATTGATGGTGCAAATCCTTTCCAGATGTTTTTCAACATTACAGTACCATTAATTAAACCCACTACTTTTTATATTTTAATTAATCTTATTATTGGTGCTTTTGGCGTATTTATACAAGTAATGCTTATTACAGGTGGGGGGCCGCTTGGAACAACCGATGTTTTGCTAAACTATATGTATACAACTGCATTTAGTGATTTCAACTTTGGATATGCATCTGCAATGAGCGTTATAATAGGCATAGTGATTTTAACACTGTCATTATTTCAAAAAAGGATTATGAGATATAGTGAAGATAATCCTTATTAG
- a CDS encoding MurR/RpiR family transcriptional regulator has product MQDQNSVVLKIRSVYNSLTNAEKRVADYVLENSEEVLYSSITELAEKINVGETTIIRFCRHIGLTGFQDFKLNIAKETTSPETSIHENITFSDTIDVLLQKITTENTLAISNTTKMLSINELEKAVEEIIKANKIEIYGVGASGYTVLDAKYKFMRLGLNVDANLDPHIQAISAVNLKEGDVAIGISFSGSTKDTVEACRLAKEAGAKVICITNYARSPITAVADIVLLTSAKETPLRSGALTSKIAQLHILDILYTCIAVKMKDKAVQNLNKTAKAVLDKLY; this is encoded by the coding sequence ATGCAGGATCAAAATAGCGTTGTATTAAAAATTAGAAGTGTATATAATTCATTGACAAATGCAGAAAAAAGAGTAGCTGACTATGTTCTTGAGAACTCAGAAGAAGTACTTTATTCTTCAATAACAGAACTTGCAGAAAAAATTAATGTAGGAGAAACAACAATAATAAGGTTTTGCAGACATATTGGATTAACTGGATTCCAAGATTTTAAATTAAATATTGCGAAAGAAACAACGAGTCCGGAAACAAGTATACACGAGAATATAACTTTTAGTGACACAATTGATGTACTTTTGCAAAAAATAACTACTGAAAATACATTGGCTATTTCAAATACTACAAAAATGTTATCAATCAATGAACTTGAGAAAGCCGTCGAAGAAATCATAAAAGCAAACAAGATAGAAATATACGGTGTTGGTGCATCTGGCTATACTGTACTTGATGCAAAGTACAAATTTATGAGGCTTGGTTTAAACGTTGATGCTAATTTAGATCCACATATACAGGCCATATCAGCGGTTAACCTTAAGGAAGGTGATGTGGCAATTGGAATATCTTTTTCAGGCAGTACAAAAGATACTGTAGAGGCATGTAGGTTAGCTAAAGAAGCTGGAGCAAAAGTTATTTGTATTACAAATTATGCAAGATCGCCTATTACTGCAGTAGCGGATATAGTATTGTTGACATCTGCAAAAGAAACGCCATTAAGAAGTGGTGCTTTAACTTCTAAAATAGCTCAGCTTCATATACTTGATATTTTATATACTTGTATAGCAGTGAAAATGAAGGATAAAGCAGTTCAAAATCTAAACAAAACTGCTAAGGCGGTTTTAGATAAATTGTATTGA
- a CDS encoding sugar ABC transporter substrate-binding protein: MIKSKTLKTVSMLLVLVMIITAFTACGNNSSKSNSNNAKTSNNTAEKITLQFWTISLRPKFDNYFNDLFAKYKKLHPNVEIKWTDLPYDAIQNKLVASTAGNDVPDVVNLNTDMALQLAAKGALVDLNKEATDEQKGIYIKTLWESTKIKDGIYAFPWYGAPSVMIYNKALFEKAGMNPPKTYDDVFQMAKEFKDKTGAYLYVPDYFHNEAYWGYDISILNEDKTKAAFNTPDTLALLEKFKEYYQNDIFPLDAEGNWTKMLQLYSTGKLGLINSGAQSLSRIKDEAPDIYKNTDVTQPLVGKSGVIDNPIMDLVVMQKSQHHKEAIDFANFVTNDENQLEFAKEAKVFPSTIKASQDSYFKSDTSTLEGKAISIAADFLNKSTDKTLGVPNSGDITSELIKETDEVFHGQKTPKQALDDAEKNVNQMLSGQQ, encoded by the coding sequence ATGATTAAGAGCAAGACGTTGAAAACAGTAAGTATGTTGCTGGTGTTAGTGATGATTATAACAGCATTTACTGCATGTGGAAACAATTCTTCAAAGTCCAATTCCAATAACGCTAAGACTTCTAATAATACTGCTGAAAAAATAACATTGCAATTTTGGACAATTTCATTAAGACCAAAGTTTGATAATTACTTTAATGATTTATTCGCTAAGTATAAAAAACTTCATCCTAATGTAGAGATTAAATGGACAGATTTACCATATGACGCAATTCAAAATAAGTTAGTTGCATCAACTGCAGGTAATGATGTACCAGATGTTGTTAACTTAAACACAGATATGGCATTGCAGTTAGCGGCAAAAGGAGCTTTGGTTGATTTAAATAAAGAAGCAACGGATGAACAAAAGGGTATATATATAAAAACATTATGGGAGTCAACGAAAATAAAAGATGGTATATATGCTTTTCCATGGTATGGTGCTCCTTCAGTTATGATTTATAATAAAGCGCTGTTTGAAAAGGCAGGAATGAATCCACCAAAGACGTATGATGATGTCTTTCAAATGGCGAAAGAATTTAAGGATAAGACTGGAGCCTATCTATATGTTCCAGATTATTTCCACAATGAGGCATATTGGGGTTATGATATAAGCATTCTCAATGAAGATAAGACAAAAGCCGCATTTAATACGCCTGATACATTAGCATTGTTAGAGAAATTTAAAGAATACTATCAAAATGATATATTCCCGTTAGATGCGGAAGGTAACTGGACAAAAATGCTGCAACTTTATTCAACTGGGAAACTTGGTCTTATAAACTCTGGAGCACAATCTTTATCCCGTATAAAAGATGAGGCACCGGATATTTACAAAAATACAGATGTAACGCAGCCATTGGTAGGTAAAAGTGGTGTTATAGACAATCCAATAATGGATTTAGTAGTAATGCAAAAAAGCCAACATCATAAAGAGGCGATTGATTTTGCAAACTTCGTAACTAATGATGAAAATCAGCTTGAATTTGCAAAGGAAGCAAAAGTTTTCCCGTCGACAATCAAAGCATCACAAGATTCTTATTTCAAATCTGATACATCAACTCTAGAAGGCAAAGCGATATCTATTGCGGCAGATTTTCTAAACAAATCAACTGACAAAACCTTAGGTGTGCCTAATAGTGGCGACATAACGTCGGAATTAATCAAAGAAACTGATGAAGTATTCCATGGACAAAAGACGCCCAAACAAGCACTTGATGATGCTGAAAAAAATGTAAATCAAATGTTATCAGGTCAGCAATAG
- a CDS encoding extracellular solute-binding protein, with amino-acid sequence MKSKKLLSVLVALVMIFSVLLSGCGIAKNSKSADNSSGNSSNVNEIQSSETVTITFWHTFSDEEDKLLKEQIIPDFEKKYPNIKVDAKRMPSTDTLRQQVITAVSGNAVPDVMRMDIVWVSGFAKLGALREVDNLDGFNEIKNNSFAGPLATNYYKGHYYGIPQDTNTKIALYNKTLLQQLGLNEPPKTFDDLVSAAEKLKSKDKWGIGIGGTSTWGMAPYFLSLGGKVTDDKYTKATGYLNSPESVAALQKLLDLYNKGLIAPTIIGGKPDSWGGMKGNNYLMIDDGPWYYSIQGDSVKNTTVPALFPQGSAGSISVVGGEDLVLFKGSKHPKEAWTFMKYMFSETPQKILAKQAYLIPTNKVVANSEEISSDPILKLYVQQMESAWPRTPSPNWDKIDKSLSLAFEKVFRHVATPQKALDDAAREIDVYLKNN; translated from the coding sequence ATGAAAAGTAAAAAGTTGTTGTCAGTTTTAGTTGCATTAGTAATGATATTTTCTGTACTTTTATCTGGATGTGGTATTGCTAAAAATTCTAAATCAGCAGATAACAGTTCTGGTAACAGTTCGAATGTAAACGAAATTCAGTCTTCAGAAACTGTTACAATTACTTTTTGGCATACATTTAGTGATGAAGAAGATAAATTGCTGAAAGAACAGATTATACCTGATTTTGAAAAGAAATATCCTAATATAAAAGTTGATGCTAAAAGAATGCCTTCAACTGATACTCTAAGACAACAAGTAATAACAGCGGTTTCAGGCAATGCTGTTCCAGATGTTATGAGAATGGATATTGTGTGGGTATCAGGATTTGCTAAACTTGGAGCACTTCGGGAAGTTGATAATTTAGACGGCTTTAATGAAATTAAAAATAATTCATTTGCAGGTCCTCTAGCGACAAATTATTATAAAGGTCATTATTATGGCATACCGCAGGATACTAATACCAAAATTGCTTTGTATAACAAGACACTGCTTCAACAATTAGGATTGAATGAGCCGCCAAAGACTTTTGATGATTTGGTTTCAGCAGCAGAAAAATTAAAATCAAAAGATAAATGGGGTATTGGCATTGGAGGTACAAGTACATGGGGAATGGCACCATATTTCCTGTCACTTGGTGGCAAGGTTACAGATGATAAATATACAAAGGCGACTGGGTACTTAAATAGCCCAGAAAGTGTAGCGGCATTGCAGAAATTACTTGATTTATATAATAAAGGATTGATCGCGCCAACAATAATCGGTGGTAAACCTGATTCTTGGGGTGGCATGAAAGGCAACAATTATTTAATGATTGATGATGGTCCGTGGTATTATAGTATACAAGGCGATTCTGTAAAAAACACGACTGTACCGGCTTTGTTTCCACAAGGTTCTGCTGGTAGTATTTCTGTAGTTGGTGGTGAGGATCTAGTTTTGTTTAAAGGTAGCAAACATCCAAAGGAAGCTTGGACTTTTATGAAATATATGTTTTCAGAAACACCACAAAAGATTTTGGCTAAGCAGGCGTATCTAATACCTACTAACAAGGTCGTTGCAAACTCCGAAGAAATAAGTTCTGATCCTATTTTAAAATTGTATGTGCAGCAAATGGAGAGTGCATGGCCTCGTACGCCAAGCCCAAATTGGGATAAAATAGATAAATCATTAAGTTTGGCTTTTGAAAAAGTATTTAGGCATGTAGCAACACCACAAAAAGCTTTGGACGATGCTGCGAGAGAAATTGATGTTTATTTAAAAAATAATTAA
- a CDS encoding sugar ABC transporter permease: MENKLKKSLIAYLFILPAMIFLIIFVFYPIVASIPLAFYDYSVIGQSKFVGLANFSRALHDHEFWVSVENSILFVGVVPPLQLLSILLAIFVNRKIKGISFFRVLYYIPVVTSMVAVSITWGWIFDPQGLLNTFMIKHGIFSKPISFLNDPRFALLSLMFITMWQGLGYYMMIYLAGLQSIPKELEESAYVDGATRTQALYKITIPLLKPYIWLCTFMSILSAVRVFDVVYVLTNGGPGDATMVTSVYQFQKAFTDFNFGYASAIGLLVAILTTALSILVFIYGGRKGGMSYY, from the coding sequence ATGGAGAATAAGTTAAAAAAATCATTGATAGCTTATTTGTTTATTCTGCCGGCTATGATTTTTCTTATAATTTTCGTTTTTTATCCGATTGTGGCAAGTATACCATTGGCCTTTTATGACTATTCTGTCATTGGACAATCAAAATTTGTTGGATTGGCCAATTTTTCAAGAGCTTTACATGACCATGAATTTTGGGTTTCAGTAGAAAATTCAATATTATTTGTTGGAGTTGTTCCACCACTTCAACTATTGTCAATTTTGTTAGCTATATTTGTAAATAGAAAGATAAAAGGTATATCATTTTTTAGAGTTTTATACTATATACCTGTTGTTACTTCTATGGTTGCTGTTTCAATAACATGGGGATGGATTTTTGATCCACAGGGGTTACTTAATACATTTATGATTAAACATGGTATTTTCAGTAAACCAATATCTTTTTTAAATGATCCGAGATTTGCACTATTATCGTTGATGTTTATTACTATGTGGCAAGGGCTTGGATATTATATGATGATATACCTAGCAGGACTTCAATCAATTCCTAAAGAATTGGAAGAATCAGCTTATGTTGATGGAGCCACAAGAACTCAAGCGTTATACAAAATTACTATTCCGCTATTAAAACCATATATATGGCTATGCACATTTATGAGTATTTTATCTGCAGTCAGAGTATTTGATGTTGTATATGTTTTAACAAATGGTGGCCCGGGAGACGCAACTATGGTAACAAGTGTTTATCAATTCCAGAAAGCATTTACGGATTTTAACTTTGGCTATGCGTCGGCGATAGGCTTGTTAGTTGCTATTTTGACGACAGCGTTGAGTATATTAGTATTCATATATGGCGGTAGAAAAGGAGGAATGAGCTATTATTAA
- a CDS encoding carbohydrate ABC transporter permease, with product MKKINFPQLFLHIFLLMCVATMIVPFLYMISTALTKDTYVMPYPPILIPKTFYTGNFKEAWLSNNFFRYFLNSLYISVISTVLSLFIATLSAYGFARFSFPGKEILFNVYLFTMMVPGVLNIVAQYTVINGLHLVDTYSGLLLLYVGTGIAGNTFFLRGFFESIPKELEESIIIDGGTRWTIYRHVILPLSKPALATFAIFAFEGTWDEFFVALTFIKTEIKRTLPIAIMLFQGEFATKWGLVFAASLIAVVPVILIFVVFQKYFIRGGIQEGAIKG from the coding sequence ATGAAAAAGATTAATTTTCCACAGTTATTTTTGCATATTTTCTTATTAATGTGTGTAGCTACTATGATAGTGCCTTTCTTATATATGATTTCAACTGCGCTGACAAAAGATACTTATGTTATGCCGTATCCTCCTATATTAATTCCAAAGACATTTTATACGGGAAATTTTAAAGAAGCATGGTTATCTAATAATTTCTTCAGATATTTTTTAAATAGTTTATATATATCAGTAATTAGTACAGTATTGTCGCTATTTATAGCTACGCTGTCAGCTTATGGCTTCGCGAGATTTAGTTTTCCAGGAAAAGAAATTCTATTTAATGTATATCTGTTTACAATGATGGTTCCAGGAGTTTTAAATATTGTAGCACAGTATACCGTAATCAATGGATTGCATCTTGTTGATACATATTCTGGGCTACTACTGTTGTACGTAGGTACGGGAATTGCTGGAAATACTTTCTTTCTTAGAGGTTTCTTTGAAAGCATTCCTAAGGAGTTAGAAGAATCTATAATAATCGATGGCGGAACGAGATGGACCATATATCGGCATGTTATATTGCCTCTCTCAAAACCGGCATTGGCGACATTTGCGATTTTTGCTTTTGAAGGAACATGGGATGAATTTTTTGTTGCACTGACATTTATAAAAACAGAAATAAAGCGAACATTGCCGATTGCGATTATGCTATTTCAGGGAGAATTTGCAACAAAATGGGGACTTGTCTTTGCTGCATCATTAATTGCAGTTGTTCCAGTTATATTAATATTTGTTGTGTTCCAAAAGTATTTTATAAGAGGTGGCATTCAAGAAGGTGCAATAAAAGGTTAA
- a CDS encoding N-acetylmannosamine-6-phosphate 2-epimerase — protein sequence MKVLDDIKNGLIVSCQALSDEPLHSPLVMAKMAKAAEMGGAVAIRANGYEDIKAIRREVKLPIIGLIKKNYEGYKPYITPTIEEVSAVVKAGADIVAIDATKLIKPGDISTKDLLREIKKLYPNILVMADISTYNEGIEAEKVGFDIVSTTLSGYTDYSPKIDGPDFELIERLSKVLKIPLIAEGRIWTPEEAIKALELGAYAVVVGTAITRPQEITKHFAESIRKAVKYAGSK from the coding sequence ATGAAGGTATTAGATGATATAAAAAATGGACTAATAGTTTCATGTCAAGCACTTAGTGATGAACCACTTCACAGCCCTTTAGTAATGGCAAAAATGGCTAAAGCTGCAGAAATGGGAGGAGCTGTGGCTATAAGGGCCAATGGCTATGAAGATATAAAGGCTATAAGAAGAGAAGTGAAACTACCTATTATAGGTCTTATTAAAAAAAATTATGAAGGATACAAGCCATATATAACACCTACTATAGAAGAGGTAAGTGCTGTTGTTAAAGCTGGTGCGGATATTGTTGCGATTGATGCTACTAAGTTGATTAAGCCAGGAGATATTTCAACAAAAGATCTATTGAGAGAGATAAAAAAATTATATCCGAATATTTTGGTAATGGCTGATATATCTACTTATAACGAAGGAATTGAAGCTGAGAAAGTCGGATTTGATATTGTATCAACAACACTTTCCGGTTATACGGATTATAGTCCTAAGATCGATGGACCAGACTTTGAATTAATTGAAAGATTGTCAAAAGTATTGAAGATTCCACTTATCGCTGAAGGAAGAATATGGACTCCAGAAGAAGCTATTAAAGCATTAGAGCTTGGAGCTTATGCAGTTGTTGTTGGAACAGCTATAACAAGACCTCAAGAGATAACAAAGCATTTTGCTGAATCAATAAGAAAGGCGGTAAAATATGCAGGATCAAAATAG
- a CDS encoding glycoside hydrolase family 15 protein encodes MIELLNKSVEIINANQSEYGSFIASPYFPTYHYSWFRDGSFIAYSLDLMGEYESAEKFYHWIDTVIKRYGYKVENIKEKIKDGKRLVTEDFLHARYTLDGYEETEQGWGNFQLDGYGTWLWGLSEHIKLTGKEELIYNFKESIELTIEYLSHLWNYPNYDVWEENGDKIHTSTLACIYGGIKSINEFLHDKKLLALCNEIKSFILTNCVSDGHFVKYLGSKDVDASLTWLSEPFEVIDINDEVFINTIKKIERELFHNGGLHRFKDDTYYGGGEWILLSAWLGWYYAKIGKIDDAKNIKKWIEDQMDDSGYLPEQVCFHVNDNKYYPYWIEKWGEVAKPLLWSHAMYIVLIKMIEAGEKNVDKRCISF; translated from the coding sequence GTGATAGAATTGTTAAACAAAAGTGTTGAAATAATCAATGCTAACCAATCGGAATATGGTTCGTTTATAGCATCGCCGTACTTTCCAACATATCATTATAGCTGGTTTAGGGATGGAAGCTTTATTGCATATTCTCTGGATTTAATGGGTGAATATGAATCGGCTGAAAAGTTTTATCATTGGATAGATACTGTAATAAAAAGATATGGTTATAAAGTAGAGAATATTAAGGAAAAGATTAAAGATGGCAAGAGGCTTGTGACGGAAGATTTTCTGCATGCAAGGTATACTTTAGATGGATATGAGGAAACTGAACAAGGCTGGGGAAATTTTCAGCTTGATGGATACGGGACTTGGCTTTGGGGATTGTCTGAACATATAAAATTGACAGGTAAAGAAGAACTTATATATAACTTTAAAGAAAGCATCGAATTGACAATAGAATATTTAAGCCATTTATGGAATTATCCAAACTACGACGTATGGGAAGAGAATGGCGATAAAATCCATACATCTACACTTGCATGTATATATGGTGGCATAAAATCTATTAATGAATTTTTGCATGATAAAAAATTGTTAGCACTATGTAATGAAATTAAGTCTTTCATACTTACTAATTGTGTAAGCGATGGGCATTTTGTTAAGTATCTTGGAAGCAAAGATGTAGATGCTAGTTTGACATGGCTTTCGGAGCCTTTTGAAGTGATTGATATTAATGATGAAGTTTTTATTAATACAATAAAAAAAATAGAAAGAGAACTTTTTCACAACGGAGGTTTGCACCGGTTTAAAGATGATACTTATTATGGTGGGGGAGAATGGATACTTCTTTCTGCATGGCTTGGATGGTATTACGCTAAAATAGGAAAAATAGACGATGCTAAAAATATTAAAAAGTGGATAGAAGATCAGATGGATGACAGTGGATATTTACCAGAGCAGGTTTGCTTCCATGTCAACGATAATAAATATTATCCGTATTGGATAGAAAAATGGGGCGAAGTAGCAAAACCATTGTTATGGTCTCATGCAATGTATATAGTTTTAATAAAAATGATTGAGGCGGGTGAAAAGAATGTTGATAAAAGATGTATATCCTTCTAA